Genomic window (Lutra lutra chromosome 17, mLutLut1.2, whole genome shotgun sequence):
aaaattcttttttttttttttttaaagattttatttatttttttgagagagaggagagtgagagagtcTGTGTTCTCTGGCATGAGGCTACCTGATTCTAATCCCCTCTCTGACTCTTACAAGCTCTAAGATTTTTGActcctatgcctcagtttctttatgaGTAAAGAGGTAAAAGTAATAACAGCGCACTTGTCAAAGGGGGTCGGTGAGGATTCGATTAGCTAATCCATGACACTCGATGCCTGAATAATAAGTACAACCTAAGATCAGTGATCTTCTTCTCTGGGGCCCTGGGAAACATAGCCATGTGCTCAAGTTCACATGGCTGGTAGGAGGCAAAGTCAATTTGTCTGAATGCCCTGGAcgtccaggtgccccatcccacACACCCTTCTAGGGGCCGGCTGCCCACTGCCCAGCTCACCTGGCTGGTGTGATCAGCACCCATGTGCAGCAACATCTGGACACAAGCCAGCCTGTCTCGGGCCTGGGTGCTCAGCACCCGGGAACATAGGTCAGGTGGGTGCATAGCCATGTTGAGGGCCAGGATGGCTGTGTGGAGAGGGGTGAGGCCTGCAGGATAGAGGTGGTGAGGGCTCTGCATCCGAGGCAACCACCCtaccccagccccacctgccacaccctccctgcccaccacccaGCTTACCCTCGAAGTCTCTGGCTTCTAGGTCAACCTGAACCCCCGAGTTAATCACGGCCTGGGGAGGAGAAGGCACAGTGCTGGAGTCGAGTCTCCCCAGGCCTCCTAGCCCTGGAAGCCAGGATCTGAACAACCAGTCCAACCCCTTCTCCCCACCGGCCCACTGGTCATACCGAGAGGACTCCTGGGAGCCCATAGGTAGCAGCCACATGCAAGACAGAACGTCCCTGATGATCAgtggcattgggctctgctccAAGGTTCAGCAGGTCCTCCACAATCAGGGGCTGGTTGGCGGCAGCAGCCACCAGGAGAGGGGTCTGCAGGAAATAAGGTCAGTCTGGGCCCCTggtctcctcccctctgaaaaaCCAATAATCCAGGCCCCCAGACCTCCTGCCTTCAAATCCAGCAGCCTGGGCCCCTGGCCCTCACCTTGCCCTTATGCTCACGAATGTCCAGATGTCTATACACTTGGAGCATCTCAGCTGCAGCATACGCTGCCCAGCGTAGCCCCCGAGCCGCAAACAGGTGCAGGAGCCTGAGGACAGGTAGAGGACAGGCAGTGAGCGCAGAACCCCGGCTAAGCCAGGAACAGGCAGACTGCAATCCCCATACTCACGTGTCTCCCTCCTCATCCTGGGCCAGCAGCTGctgtggccccagagccagcatgTGAGCACGGGCTGTGTCCAGGGATGGTCCGGTGGCCATGGGGGGCAACTGTGGGGGTCCTAAGGGGAGTCCAGAACCTCTCCAGGATCCTGCCTGTGGCAGGGAAGGTTCTCCATACAGCCGGGTATCCAGAGGGTCCTGAAGGATACACATGGTGGGCAGAGCCAGTCAGCTGAGAACTCCTTTTcctaacatatatacatacacacacacagagcgcCAGGTAGGGTGGCTGGGTGCCCCATCTGTACCGAGTGACCTTGGACTTTGGGGCCTCAGTTTTGCCCATGTGAAGAACAGGCTCTTAATCTAGCACAAGGGCAACTGGGAATTTTAGGGGCCCTTCAGCATCCTGTTCCACTCTGTATCTCACCTCCATCCCCACAGAAAATGGACACTGCCGCCCTGAGTCGGAGGGTGGGTAGAAGTCAGGAGTCGGGAAGCCTTCAGCAGCAGAAGCAGGGTAAGAGTAGGGGCTGTCTGTGTAGGCAGCATGCGTGTTGGGGTCCCAGTCTGGAAAGCCCGTGGTGGGAGCCAGGCTGCCAAGTCCAGAACCCACAGTCTCTTGGTGTACTGGGAAGCGAGAATGGCCTGTGTgtgagaggaggagcaggggcaggCCTGGTTACCAGGGTTGGGGAAGTCATGACCAAGGCTGGAGGACGGGGGTGAGGGCCTGGAatctcccagggtcctgagagctAGTACTTGTGGGACACCAAAGAGCTGGGACTCAGAGGGCTGAGGGCTTAGACTCCGGGAGGTGCAAAAGGCTGGGAGCCTGGGCCCCTCGAACACTGAAGGACTGTGTACATAGACCCATGGGCTCCAGAGAATCTGGGCGATCAAACTGCTACCGGGTCCCAGCAAGAAAGAGGGTCTGACTCCCAAGTTCCCCAAAGTTCTAAGATTTGGAATGTTTGAGTCCCTGAAGAAAGTTGGGGAGGTGAGCTGAGGGAACCAGGTGAGTTTCCAGACTTACCAGCCTCACTCTCATGCACAGATGAGTTCAGGGACTGGGCCAGGGGAGATGGAAACTGTCCCTGTAGagggataaacaaaacaaaacaaaaaaaggaacaaagggtAATTTATGGGACAGATCCCTCAGCATCCATGCCCCGCCCACAGCGCCTCTAAGTCAGGACTACACCTCTGATCTGCTCCGAGGGTCAAGGGCTCACAAGCCATCAAGTGTCTGCCCAACAGGACATGGCCTCACGAGTTACAGTTTAGAGGGCTTCGTGGGCCTTACCGGTGCCCCACCAGCGTCAGGCTGCTGCTGACGGCGCCTCTGTTCTTCTAGGAGCTTCTTCACGGTCTGTGATGGGCAGTGGCTGCGTTCACTCCGGCTCACTGCGGGGGAGgcgggagcagaaggagaggggagggaagaaatcagagttcCTTAAGTCACCCAACTACGCGGGGGAGTGGACTCGGGcaccctccctcaccctcctgcGCGGAAAAACTGGCACACTGACTGACGCCTGAGAACTCCAAAGCCAATCTTAGCTTTCAGGTGCAGCTTCCGCCTCCGCGGTTTCCTTCCCTTTGCTCCGCACTTTCCCCTCTGACCCAACTTTCCACCAGCGTCGCGGAAACTGAGGAGGGCGCTCCTCTGCAGCACCACCCCACACCTTCCGTGAAAAATCCCAGCCCCCAGATCTCCCAGTCCCGAGGTCTTGGGGGTCGCTGGGAATCACTCCCAGGAGACTTGCACATTCAGGTTCCCAACACCTCTCTGTCCTCGACACACTTCCCGGGAAAACAGGCGTCCGAGTCCCCGGGCCCTCTCCCCAAAGAAGGACGAATCAATAGCCCTCTAGCTCGTCGGGGATCGGAAGTCCAGACCCCATCCCCTCTTCAGACCTAAGAGTCCAGGCCCCATTCTGCGGAACTCCGAGCGCCTAACACCCCTTTCCCCAGGACCCAGGAGTCCGGGCCCTCAGCCTCGCCCTCCCTTGCACCTGGGAGTCCCACGTTCCAGAAGCCTGGTCCG
Coding sequences:
- the NFKBID gene encoding NF-kappa-B inhibitor delta isoform X2; this translates as MEDPLDTRLYGEPSLPQAGSWRGSGLPLGPPQLPPMATGPSLDTARAHMLALGPQQLLAQDEEGDTLLHLFAARGLRWAAYAAAEMLQVYRHLDIREHKGKTPLLVAAAANQPLIVEDLLNLGAEPNATDHQGRSVLHVAATYGLPGVLSAVINSGVQVDLEARDFEGLTPLHTAILALNMAMHPPDLCSRVLSTQARDRLACVQMLLHMGADHTSQEIKSNKTVLHLAVQAANPTLVQLLLELPRGDLRAFVNMKAHGNTALHMAAALPPGPPQEAIVRRLLAAGADPTLRNLENEQPVHLLRPGPGPEGLRQLLKRSRVAPPGLSS
- the NFKBID gene encoding NF-kappa-B inhibitor delta isoform X1; the encoded protein is MRVRLDPLDTRLYGEPSLPQAGSWRGSGLPLGPPQLPPMATGPSLDTARAHMLALGPQQLLAQDEEGDTLLHLFAARGLRWAAYAAAEMLQVYRHLDIREHKGKTPLLVAAAANQPLIVEDLLNLGAEPNATDHQGRSVLHVAATYGLPGVLSAVINSGVQVDLEARDFEGLTPLHTAILALNMAMHPPDLCSRVLSTQARDRLACVQMLLHMGADHTSQEIKSNKTVLHLAVQAANPTLVQLLLELPRGDLRAFVNMKAHGNTALHMAAALPPGPPQEAIVRRLLAAGADPTLRNLENEQPVHLLRPGPGPEGLRQLLKRSRVAPPGLSS